The genomic DNA CTGTAGATCCATGATCATCGCATCTTTGATCATTAAGTCTTTGATTTCCATGATTTATCCCCCACGATATTAATCAATTTTTGTTATTTCTACTTCTGGTAATAATTCATCAATGAATGAACGAACCGCTAAATCATCCGAAAAAGCAGTTGCACTTCCACATGCCACGCCCCACTTGAAGGCTTCTACCGCATCTCTATGTTTGCTATATGAACCGATAAAACCAGCAATCATCGAGTCTCCGGCACCCACTGAATTTTTCAATGGTCGAACTAATACATTTGAACGGTAGGTTCCTTCTTTTGTAAACAATAAAGCACCGTCCCCAGCCATTGAGATCAACACATTTTTTACTCCTTCTGCCAGTAATTTCTTGCCATAAGGAATGATATCTTCAACGGAATGGAATGTCACATCATACAATTCCGCTAGTTCGTGATTGTTTGGTTTGATCAATAACGGTTCTTTTTTTAATGCTTCTTTCAAATCATCGCCGGTGGTGTCGATCACAAACTCAGCACCTTTTTCACGGATGATCTCAATCAATTCTTGATAGAATCCAGCACGTAAACTCGCAGGTGCGCTTCCCGATAATACCACGATATCGTCTGCTCCAACAGTTGCTAATTCTGCTTTCAAACGTTCAATGGCTTGATCTGAGATTGTTGGTCCTTGTCCATTGATCTCTGTTTCAGAATCAGACTTTAATTTGATGTTGATCCGAGTATCTTCTTTTACTTGTGTAAAAGCTGTTGCGATTTGTTCTTCTTTCAACCAGTCAGAAATAAAATTCCCAGTGAAACCACCAAGAAATCCTAAAGCGGTCGAATCAGAATCGATGCGCTTCAATAGACGAGAAACATTGATCCCTTTTCCTCCAGGGACTTTGAAATCTTCGGTCATTCGATTTAAATCACCGAGTTTTAATCCATCTACTCGTACGATAAAATCGATGGATGGATTAAGCGTTACTGTATAAATCATTGATTTGCCTCCTTAATTGTCGTCCGTTCACTGTAGTCGTCAAGAAATTCTAGTGGACAACGCTCGGTTATGATCGTGGCATCTTGCAGTGGTGCAACAGAAACAAAGGTTTGCTTATTGAACTTCGTATGGTCAAGTAAAACATAACTATCTTGGGCATTTGTAATGGCTAAGCGTTTGACCGCTGCTTCTTCTGGATCTGGGGTAGTGAATCCACGTTCAAGATGAACGCCATTCATTCCCATAAATGCTTTATTAAAATGGTAAGCCTGTAATTGGCTAAGTGTATTAGCTCCTAACACTGCATTCGTTGAGAGTTTCACTTGGCCCCCTAGTACGATCGTTGAGATTTGTAGATCAACTAGCGCGGCAGCATGTTTCACTGAATTGGTCACAACAGTGATCTGTTTATCTTTTAAAAAGGGGATCATCTCTAACGTGGTTGATCCTGCATCAAGATAAATGACTTCTTCATCGTTCACTAGTTCCGCTGCTAATCGTGCAATCATTTGCTTTTCATGAACGTTTTTGAGCGTTTTTTCACTCATGTTTTGTTCAAAACCTAAAAGATCCTCTTTTTTTGCTCCTCCATGGATACGTTGCAATAAACCTTCATCTTCTAACTCTTGGAGATCCCGTCTAATCGTTGATTCAGAAGCATCTAACAAGACTACTAACTCTTGGGATTTGACAATTTTATGTTGTTCCAATAGTTGTAGGATTTTCTGTTTACGTTCTTCTGTAAGCATTTCCACGATCACCTCACGATAGATTCTAGCATATTTTGATTTAACATTCAACAAGATTCATCCAAAAACATTCAAAAACGATAAAATCCTGAATCTACAAATAACTTCAACTACAATAAGAAGCCATCCACAAAATCATGCTTCACTTTTTGTGGATGCCTTCTGACATTTTAGGTTTTAAACTAGCTTACGTTTTCAATTTTCTGATCGTTTCAGCACGATCTAGCTTTTCTTGCAAACGATTGAAATGAGCTAATTCTTCTGCATCAATAGATTCCCAGACAATTCAGCTTGATCTAATAAGACGACCCGGAGACGTTTTTTTCCTTGTACTGCGTCAAAGCTTAATCGTCCTCTTCTCTTGCGGATTCGTTTGAATTGGATCTCTGATAATCGATTACGGATCTCTTCGATAGGAAAATCAGCTAAAAACTTAGTCGGCAAGTAAATACGTAATGAGGTCAAATAGTCTTGGTACATTTCATCGGGGGCTTCGACATTCAAGTATTCATTGATATAATAACTATAAGCATCGATCCCCTTGTCTAACATGAATGTTGGATCGATTACTTTATAACAGATCAACTGGCTATGTCTTTCATCGACCCATGGAAAAAATGCTTGACGATTAAGGACACCTCTCGCTCTTTTTTCTTTGTAATCGTAAGTAGCAAAATCATAGCTTCTTGTTACGAAAAATGTAGCTTTCTTCTTTTCTGTTGGTTGCATCAAGTGATTTTGATATTGGACAGCTTGTAAGGAATCCTGCGTATAGGCATACTCGACAAATGGCTCTTTCAGTAAACCAACGCCATTATCCCACGACAAATGATCAAAGCCTAATTGATCTCGATAGTATTGTTGAAATTTTAAATTTGCTTCACTTTGCCAACGAAATGGGTCGCGATACAACTGGATACCAATTACTTGATTCTCATATTGGGTGACTTTCTCTACCTGTTGCATTTCCAAAAAAATCTCTTTAGGAATCAATCGATAGTAATATTGACTATAATACATTTCCCAACAAGAAGTAAAACAACGCCCTTCCACGATTAGATCATAACCGGAAAACTGGTTACAATCTACCTCGATCTGTCCATTTCGCCCTTTGATTTTAGGTAACTTCTCGATGTTCTCGGCAGATTCAAAGGATAAACGCTTTTCGATTTCTTTCGTATTATGATACAAATATTCTTCGACACTTCTCATGTAAGCAAAAATACCATTTTTTTGCATTTTAATTTGAAGATAGTTTCGAATCACCGATTCATTTTTTTGAAATGTCTGCCATAAAAACTGATAATCAATTTGGAGATGATGATAGCCAAATTCAAAACGGCAAGTAATACCATTCGCATAAATTTCCAACCAACCGATTTCTT from Enterococcus mundtii includes the following:
- a CDS encoding DeoR/GlpR family DNA-binding transcription regulator; protein product: MLTEERKQKILQLLEQHKIVKSQELVVLLDASESTIRRDLQELEDEGLLQRIHGGAKKEDLLGFEQNMSEKTLKNVHEKQMIARLAAELVNDEEVIYLDAGSTTLEMIPFLKDKQITVVTNSVKHAAALVDLQISTIVLGGQVKLSTNAVLGANTLSQLQAYHFNKAFMGMNGVHLERGFTTPDPEEAAVKRLAITNAQDSYVLLDHTKFNKQTFVSVAPLQDATIITERCPLEFLDDYSERTTIKEANQ
- the pfkB gene encoding 1-phosphofructokinase — protein: MIYTVTLNPSIDFIVRVDGLKLGDLNRMTEDFKVPGGKGINVSRLLKRIDSDSTALGFLGGFTGNFISDWLKEEQIATAFTQVKEDTRINIKLKSDSETEINGQGPTISDQAIERLKAELATVGADDIVVLSGSAPASLRAGFYQELIEIIREKGAEFVIDTTGDDLKEALKKEPLLIKPNNHELAELYDVTFHSVEDIIPYGKKLLAEGVKNVLISMAGDGALLFTKEGTYRSNVLVRPLKNSVGAGDSMIAGFIGSYSKHRDAVEAFKWGVACGSATAFSDDLAVRSFIDELLPEVEITKID